Proteins from one Thermobifida alba genomic window:
- a CDS encoding CPBP family intramembrane glutamic endopeptidase yields the protein MERVRVWVLWAGVALIAACVLVVAAASAAGVDWIDPHSLVLLPRVYWVPTALGLALVRLLPPRHGRTALDDRVALALGGRPIGRELTRLLLCLLAFLLSAVLLAWLFEALGGALHVLGTPVARVVFLGLLPVLLVDRAGQPRVGRVSQLQALAVRVGEPWRWWGAVPVAVVLAVVLYYRWEALAGAGAGGLLLGALVVLLLVALPEEVFFRFLLQTRLEAVLGRGAGIVLVALLFAVAYAALGGYADFFRFDTHAVAGDYAVAVAGYGVVGLLYGYLWTRYRNLWLNVALRTGALTLIVGPAITM from the coding sequence GTGGAACGGGTACGCGTGTGGGTGCTCTGGGCGGGGGTCGCCCTGATCGCGGCCTGCGTGCTCGTCGTGGCCGCCGCCTCCGCCGCCGGAGTCGACTGGATCGACCCGCACAGCCTGGTCCTCCTGCCGCGGGTGTACTGGGTGCCCACCGCCCTCGGCCTGGCCCTGGTCCGGCTGCTGCCGCCGCGCCACGGCAGGACCGCGCTCGACGACCGGGTCGCCCTGGCGCTCGGGGGACGCCCGATCGGCCGCGAACTGACCCGGCTGCTGCTGTGCCTGCTCGCCTTCCTGCTCAGCGCGGTCCTGCTCGCCTGGCTGTTCGAAGCCCTCGGCGGCGCCCTGCACGTCCTGGGCACCCCGGTGGCCCGGGTGGTGTTCCTGGGCCTCCTGCCCGTCCTGCTGGTGGACCGGGCCGGACAGCCGCGGGTGGGCCGGGTCTCGCAGCTGCAGGCCCTGGCGGTACGGGTCGGGGAGCCCTGGCGCTGGTGGGGAGCGGTGCCGGTGGCCGTGGTCCTGGCCGTCGTCCTGTACTACCGGTGGGAGGCGCTCGCCGGTGCGGGCGCAGGGGGGCTGCTGCTCGGCGCCCTGGTGGTCCTGCTGCTCGTCGCACTGCCGGAGGAGGTCTTCTTCCGCTTCCTGCTGCAGACCAGACTCGAGGCGGTACTGGGCCGAGGCGCCGGGATCGTGCTGGTCGCGCTGCTGTTCGCGGTCGCCTACGCCGCTCTCGGCGGATACGCCGACTTCTTCCGGTTCGACACGCACGCCGTGGCCGGCGACTACGCGGTGGCCGTCGCCGGGTACGGAGTCGTCGGACTGCTCTACGGCTACCTGTGGACGCGCTACCGCAACCTGTGGCTCAACGTCGCGCTGCGGACCGGGGCGCTCACCCTGATCGTCGGGCCCGCGATCACCATGTGA
- a CDS encoding (2Fe-2S) ferredoxin domain-containing protein, with protein sequence MSAPEWILLTAPGDLAVDQEEVLRPLAERLAERFPGVRVRTALLLGNGPTVTEVLDEAAAAGVAAVTVVHPQTVEDRATAAWLRRVVSHWLREADPERVPLVRLAPPLTGVSVLADAVGRAVEEAAEFPATGAPLLSPAWLAPPDFTRHLLLCRGPRCCALGAERVHVELVRAVERHGAAEDDHVLLTRTGCLFPCTNGPVGVVYPDGVWYRLADADTVDRVVRDHLVGGVPVADAAFARRPSGPGE encoded by the coding sequence ATGAGCGCACCGGAGTGGATTCTCCTCACTGCCCCCGGCGACCTGGCCGTTGACCAGGAGGAGGTGCTCCGGCCACTGGCGGAGCGGCTCGCGGAGCGCTTCCCCGGCGTCCGCGTCCGCACCGCGCTGCTGCTGGGGAACGGGCCGACCGTCACGGAGGTGCTGGACGAGGCCGCCGCCGCGGGGGTGGCGGCCGTGACGGTCGTACACCCGCAGACGGTGGAGGACCGGGCGACCGCCGCGTGGCTGCGCCGGGTGGTCAGCCACTGGCTGCGGGAGGCGGACCCCGAGCGGGTGCCGCTGGTCCGGCTGGCACCGCCGCTGACGGGCGTGTCCGTGCTCGCCGACGCGGTGGGGCGGGCGGTCGAGGAAGCGGCGGAGTTCCCCGCGACGGGCGCGCCGCTGCTGTCGCCGGCGTGGCTGGCCCCACCCGACTTCACCCGCCACCTGCTGCTGTGCCGGGGGCCGCGCTGCTGTGCGCTGGGCGCGGAACGGGTCCACGTGGAACTGGTCCGCGCCGTGGAGCGGCACGGCGCGGCCGAGGACGACCACGTGCTCCTCACCCGCACCGGCTGCCTGTTCCCGTGCACGAACGGCCCGGTCGGCGTGGTCTACCCGGACGGCGTCTGGTACCGGCTGGCCGATGCGGACACCGTCGACCGGGTCGTCCGCGACCACCTCGTCGGGGGTGTGCCGGTCGCCGACGCCGCGTTCGCCCGCCGGCCGTCGGGGCCCGGGGAGTGA
- the cobG gene encoding precorrin-3B synthase produces MFDPQPPDRCPGVLRPHLAADGALLRIRVPGGRTDRRGLAALSRIAAEFGDGDLHLTSRGNVQIRGIPTTAGEQIPDELPDAVAAAGFLPSPAHERVRNIVASPLSGMVGGRMDVRPVVADLDRALCADPRLAELPGRFLFGLDDGRADLADMPCDLGARAIDGKSAQVRVGALPGPVVAGADIVTALTALAHRFLDVRGDRWNVHRLPGKGRELLDGKEFPERTGDPAGSGGPGAVERRRSELHGILRIAGSATAVAGSVPLGVLTPPLQRALADAADADSGTVVLTPWRGVVVAGIPADRVERVAASLTEAGLVLDPDSPWSRVSACVGSPGCAKSRGDTRSHAAGLVRRLTTSDVRDDGRPVHVAGCERACGAPHTPHTLVLLGRTT; encoded by the coding sequence GTGTTCGACCCACAACCACCCGACCGCTGTCCCGGCGTGCTGCGGCCGCATCTGGCGGCCGACGGCGCGCTGCTGCGGATCCGTGTCCCCGGAGGCCGGACCGACCGCCGCGGACTGGCCGCGCTCAGCCGGATCGCGGCCGAATTCGGCGACGGCGACCTCCATCTGACCTCGCGCGGAAATGTGCAGATCAGGGGAATTCCCACTACGGCCGGAGAACAGATTCCGGACGAATTGCCGGACGCTGTGGCGGCCGCCGGATTCCTGCCGTCCCCCGCCCACGAGCGGGTGCGCAACATCGTCGCCTCGCCGCTTTCCGGAATGGTCGGCGGACGTATGGACGTGCGTCCCGTGGTCGCCGACCTGGACCGGGCGCTGTGCGCCGATCCGCGTCTGGCAGAACTGCCGGGGCGGTTCCTGTTCGGCCTCGACGACGGCCGCGCCGACCTCGCCGACATGCCCTGTGACCTGGGTGCACGAGCGATCGACGGGAAGTCGGCGCAGGTGCGGGTCGGTGCCTTGCCCGGTCCCGTGGTGGCGGGCGCGGACATCGTCACGGCACTGACCGCGCTGGCCCACCGGTTTCTCGACGTGCGCGGGGACCGGTGGAATGTGCACCGGCTCCCCGGGAAAGGCCGGGAGCTGCTCGACGGAAAGGAATTCCCGGAAAGGACCGGAGACCCCGCCGGGTCCGGCGGACCGGGAGCCGTGGAACGGCGGCGCAGCGAACTCCACGGCATTCTCCGCATCGCGGGATCCGCGACCGCGGTGGCGGGTTCGGTGCCGCTGGGCGTTCTCACCCCGCCCCTGCAGCGGGCGCTCGCCGACGCGGCCGACGCGGACTCGGGCACGGTCGTCCTCACCCCGTGGCGGGGCGTGGTCGTCGCCGGAATCCCCGCGGACCGCGTCGAGCGCGTCGCGGCCTCGCTCACCGAGGCGGGACTAGTCCTGGACCCGGATTCCCCGTGGAGCCGGGTCAGCGCCTGCGTCGGCTCCCCGGGTTGCGCGAAGAGCCGGGGCGACACCCGGTCGCACGCGGCCGGCCTGGTCCGACGCCTCACCACCTCCGACGTCCGCGACGACGGACGCCCCGTCCACGTCGCCGGATGCGAGCGCGCCTGCGGCGCCCCGCACACGCCCCACACCCTCGTCCTGCTCGGGAGGACCACGTGA
- the cobF gene encoding precorrin-6A synthase (deacetylating): MTRRALLIGIGPGGPDQLTVEAVHALNEVDVFLVADKEAEAGRAGTGDLVALREEICRRHITGDGYRVVTVPDPPRDRAPATDRVYGAEVRDWHAARARAYARAVVEHTRPGNTVGFLVWGDPSLYDSTIRVVEQIRTVGGVDLDYRVIPGVSSVQLLAARHRLVLNRIGGPVTVTTGRRLAADVASGADNLVVMLDGGLACADLDGDAWDLWWGANLGTEHEELVAGRLGEVLDAVRAARERARAARGWVMDTYLLRRAAAD; this comes from the coding sequence ATGACCCGCAGGGCCCTGCTCATCGGTATCGGACCGGGCGGCCCCGACCAGCTCACCGTCGAGGCGGTGCACGCCCTCAACGAGGTCGACGTCTTCCTCGTCGCCGACAAGGAGGCGGAGGCCGGCCGGGCGGGCACCGGGGACCTGGTGGCGCTGCGGGAGGAGATCTGCCGCCGCCACATCACCGGAGACGGCTACCGGGTCGTCACGGTGCCCGACCCGCCCCGCGACCGCGCCCCCGCGACCGACCGCGTCTACGGTGCGGAGGTCCGGGACTGGCACGCCGCCCGGGCCCGCGCCTACGCGCGCGCCGTCGTCGAGCACACCCGGCCCGGCAACACCGTCGGCTTCCTGGTGTGGGGCGACCCGAGCCTTTACGACAGCACGATCCGGGTGGTGGAGCAGATCCGCACCGTCGGCGGGGTGGACCTGGACTACCGGGTAATCCCCGGGGTGAGCAGCGTCCAGCTGCTCGCGGCCCGGCACCGGCTGGTGCTCAACCGTATCGGCGGCCCGGTCACGGTGACCACCGGCCGGCGGTTGGCCGCCGACGTCGCCTCCGGTGCCGACAACCTGGTGGTGATGCTCGACGGCGGTCTGGCCTGCGCCGACCTGGACGGTGACGCCTGGGACCTGTGGTGGGGGGCCAACCTCGGCACCGAACACGAGGAGCTGGTGGCGGGACGGCTCGGCGAGGTCCTCGACGCCGTCCGGGCCGCCCGGGAGCGGGCCCGCGCGGCCCGGGGCTGGGTGATGGACACCTACCTGCTGCGCCGGGCCGCTGCGGACTGA
- a CDS encoding FecCD family ABC transporter permease, with translation MSVLVKARPGAAPRLTVLVGAAALVLSAALGVVIGTADLSVATVFRAVAAQLGAETGIDTLTRHIVVDLRAPRVAAAILTGAGLAVCGGVLQSLTGNPLADPYLLGLSSGALLGVSLSLFFGLGAAGVAGFGATSVAAFLGSLAALALVFALASARTGALPTSRLVLAGIAVGQLGSAVASGLVLASDRDAARRITEWTLGSVAGARWNSLAVTASVVAVTLAVVLWYSRDLDSFAFGERAATSLGTDVAGVRRVLYCAVSLCTAVLVAQAGIVGFVGLVVPHIARFLTGAGHLRLLPASALLGALLLVWTDVLCRSALPDRELPLGIVTAVLGVPVFVVLFRRRGGARG, from the coding sequence GTGAGCGTCCTCGTGAAGGCACGGCCCGGTGCCGCACCCCGGCTCACCGTTCTCGTCGGCGCGGCGGCGCTGGTGCTCAGCGCCGCCCTCGGCGTGGTGATCGGCACCGCGGACCTGTCCGTGGCCACCGTGTTCCGGGCGGTCGCCGCGCAGCTCGGCGCCGAGACCGGAATCGACACCCTGACCCGGCACATCGTCGTCGACCTGCGCGCGCCCCGGGTGGCGGCCGCGATACTGACGGGCGCCGGGCTCGCCGTGTGCGGCGGGGTCCTGCAGTCCCTCACCGGCAACCCCCTCGCCGACCCCTACCTGCTCGGCCTGTCGTCGGGGGCGCTGCTCGGCGTCTCGCTGAGCCTCTTTTTCGGGCTGGGCGCCGCCGGGGTGGCGGGATTCGGCGCGACGTCGGTGGCCGCGTTCCTCGGCTCGCTGGCCGCGCTGGCGCTGGTGTTCGCCCTGGCCTCCGCGCGGACGGGGGCACTGCCGACGTCGCGGCTGGTCCTCGCCGGGATCGCGGTGGGCCAGCTCGGCAGCGCGGTCGCCTCCGGCCTCGTCCTGGCCTCCGACCGGGACGCCGCCCGCAGGATCACCGAGTGGACGCTCGGCTCGGTCGCCGGGGCACGCTGGAACTCCCTCGCCGTCACCGCCTCGGTGGTGGCGGTGACCCTCGCCGTCGTCCTCTGGTACTCCCGGGACCTGGACTCCTTCGCGTTCGGGGAGCGCGCGGCGACGAGCCTCGGCACCGACGTGGCCGGCGTGCGCCGGGTGCTGTACTGCGCGGTGTCGCTGTGCACCGCGGTCCTCGTCGCGCAGGCGGGGATCGTCGGCTTCGTCGGCTTGGTGGTCCCCCACATCGCCCGGTTCCTCACCGGCGCGGGACACCTGCGCCTGCTGCCGGCGAGCGCGCTGCTGGGCGCGCTGCTGCTGGTGTGGACCGACGTGCTGTGCCGCAGCGCGCTGCCCGACCGGGAGCTTCCGCTGGGGATCGTCACCGCCGTGCTCGGCGTGCCCGTGTTCGTCGTCCTGTTCCGCCGTCGGGGAGGCGCCCGTGGCTGA
- the cobN gene encoding cobaltochelatase subunit CobN, protein MPCVALLSTSDTDLLSARASGADYVWGNPSRLDVTGDGPGSLDALLHGADLVVVRILGSVRSWQEGLDRVLAHGVPVVVLGGEQTPDAELMSHSTVPLGTAAEAHRYLAYGGPANLAALHAFLSDTVLLGGEGFDPPTELPEWGLSERPAPERDGLPRVGILYYRAHQASGNTRFVHDLADAVDATGEAVAVPLYCSSLRGAPADLLATLGTLDALVVTVLAAGGTRPAAASAGGDDEAWDVGELARLDIPILQALCLTWGRDQWAASDDGTSPLDSASQIAVPEFDGRIITVPFSFKEFDDEGLPHYVTDPERCRRVAGIAVAHARLRHTPPAQRRIAVVLSAYPTKHSRVGNAVGLDTPVSAVRLLRALRDAGYDLGDGLPGLDLADDTEAGNALIHALIEAGGQDEEWLTAEQMAGNPVRIPAERYREWIADLPAELTDAMAEHWGEPPGTLFVDDGDIVLATLQAGNVVLMIQPPRGFGENPVAIYHDPDLPPPHHYLAAYRWLERGFGAHAIIHLGKHGSLEWLPGKNAALSAACATDAAVGSLPLVYPFLVNDPGEGAQAKRRAHATIVDHLVPPMARAESYGDIAKLEQLLDEHANIAAMDPAKLPAIRARIWTLIQAAKLDHDLGLSERPHDAEFDDFLLHVDGWLCEVKDAQIRDGLHVLGEAPTGEARVNLVLAILRASQVWSGKAGAVPGLRRALGLDGDTGDLAEVDAAEARARALVEGMEEAGWAPEAARAVADRLGETAPDVVRVLRFAAEEVVPRLAGTGQELDAVLHALDGGYIPAGPSGSPLRGLVNVLPTGRNFYTVDPRAVPSRLAYETGAALADALIDRYRAETGEYPRSVGLSVWGTSAMRTSGDDIAEVLALIGVRPEWDEESRRVRELAVVPLEELGRPRIDVTVRISGFFRDAFPHVVAMLDDAFRMVAELDEADEDNYVRAHVRADLAEHSDADRAVRRIFGSAPGSYGAGLLQLVDSGNWRTDADLAEVYTAWGGFAYGRDLHGEPAAEDMRANYRRIAVAAKNTDTREHDIADSDDYFQYHGGMVATVRALTGADPKAYIGDSTTPDRVRTRSLREETARVFRSRVVNPRWLAAMRRHGYKGAFELAATVDYLFGYDATAGVVADWMYETLAQTYVLDAENQEFLREANPWALRGIVERLSEAADRGLWEEPDPATMDALRQVYLDVEGDLEDRGTGRP, encoded by the coding sequence ATGCCTTGCGTAGCGCTGCTCTCCACTTCCGACACCGACCTGCTGTCGGCCCGTGCCAGCGGCGCGGACTACGTCTGGGGCAACCCGTCGCGGCTCGACGTCACGGGCGACGGCCCCGGCTCGCTCGACGCGCTCCTCCACGGCGCCGACCTGGTGGTCGTGCGCATCCTCGGGTCCGTCCGCTCCTGGCAGGAGGGCCTCGACCGGGTCCTGGCGCATGGCGTGCCCGTCGTGGTGCTCGGCGGCGAGCAGACCCCCGACGCGGAGCTGATGAGCCACTCCACCGTGCCCCTCGGCACCGCCGCCGAGGCCCACCGGTACCTGGCCTATGGTGGTCCCGCCAACCTCGCCGCGCTGCACGCGTTTCTCAGCGACACCGTGCTGCTGGGCGGTGAGGGCTTCGACCCGCCGACCGAACTGCCCGAGTGGGGCCTGTCGGAGCGGCCCGCCCCGGAGCGCGACGGACTGCCCCGGGTCGGCATCCTGTACTACCGCGCCCACCAGGCCAGCGGAAACACCCGTTTCGTGCACGACCTGGCCGACGCCGTCGACGCCACCGGCGAAGCCGTCGCGGTCCCCCTCTACTGCTCCTCGCTGCGCGGCGCACCCGCGGACCTCCTCGCCACACTCGGCACCCTCGACGCACTGGTGGTCACCGTGCTGGCCGCCGGGGGGACCCGCCCGGCCGCGGCCTCGGCCGGAGGCGACGACGAGGCGTGGGACGTCGGCGAACTGGCGCGGCTTGACATCCCGATCCTCCAGGCGCTCTGCCTGACCTGGGGGCGCGACCAGTGGGCGGCCTCCGACGACGGCACCTCCCCCCTGGACTCCGCCTCCCAGATCGCCGTCCCCGAGTTCGACGGCCGCATCATCACCGTGCCGTTCTCCTTCAAGGAGTTCGACGACGAGGGCCTGCCCCACTACGTCACCGACCCCGAACGGTGCCGCCGCGTCGCCGGCATCGCCGTCGCCCACGCCCGCCTGCGCCACACCCCTCCGGCGCAGCGCCGCATCGCGGTCGTGCTGTCGGCCTACCCCACCAAGCACTCCCGCGTCGGTAACGCTGTGGGCCTGGACACTCCCGTCTCGGCGGTGCGGCTGCTGCGGGCCCTGCGCGACGCCGGGTACGACCTGGGCGACGGACTGCCCGGGCTGGACCTCGCCGACGACACCGAGGCGGGCAACGCGCTCATCCACGCGCTCATCGAAGCCGGGGGCCAGGACGAGGAGTGGCTGACCGCCGAGCAGATGGCGGGCAACCCGGTCCGCATCCCCGCCGAACGCTACCGCGAGTGGATCGCTGACCTGCCCGCCGAACTCACCGACGCGATGGCCGAACACTGGGGGGAGCCGCCCGGCACGCTCTTCGTCGACGACGGCGACATCGTGCTGGCCACCCTCCAGGCGGGCAACGTGGTGCTGATGATCCAACCGCCGCGCGGCTTCGGAGAGAACCCGGTGGCGATCTACCACGACCCCGACCTGCCGCCGCCGCACCACTACCTGGCCGCCTACCGGTGGCTGGAACGCGGCTTCGGCGCGCACGCCATCATCCACCTCGGCAAACACGGCTCCTTGGAGTGGCTGCCCGGTAAGAACGCCGCACTGTCCGCGGCGTGCGCCACCGACGCGGCCGTCGGCTCGCTGCCGCTGGTCTACCCGTTCCTGGTCAACGACCCGGGGGAGGGCGCGCAGGCCAAGCGGCGCGCCCACGCCACCATCGTCGACCACCTCGTCCCGCCGATGGCGCGCGCCGAATCCTACGGCGACATCGCCAAACTGGAGCAGCTCCTCGACGAGCACGCCAACATCGCCGCGATGGATCCGGCGAAACTGCCCGCGATCCGCGCCCGCATCTGGACCCTGATCCAGGCCGCGAAACTCGACCACGACCTGGGCCTGTCCGAACGCCCGCACGACGCCGAGTTCGACGACTTCCTGCTGCACGTCGACGGCTGGCTGTGCGAGGTCAAGGACGCGCAGATCCGCGACGGACTGCACGTGCTGGGTGAGGCGCCCACCGGGGAGGCCCGGGTCAACCTGGTGCTGGCGATCCTGCGCGCCTCCCAGGTGTGGAGCGGGAAGGCCGGGGCGGTTCCGGGGCTGCGCCGCGCGCTTGGCCTGGACGGCGACACCGGGGACCTCGCCGAGGTCGACGCGGCCGAGGCGCGCGCCCGCGCCCTGGTGGAGGGCATGGAAGAGGCCGGCTGGGCCCCGGAGGCGGCCCGCGCCGTCGCCGACCGGCTCGGGGAGACCGCGCCCGACGTCGTCCGTGTCCTGCGGTTCGCGGCCGAGGAGGTCGTGCCGCGCCTGGCCGGGACCGGCCAGGAGCTCGACGCCGTGCTGCACGCCCTGGACGGCGGCTACATTCCGGCGGGGCCGTCCGGGTCGCCGCTGCGCGGCCTGGTCAACGTGCTGCCGACCGGCCGCAACTTCTACACCGTCGACCCGCGCGCCGTGCCCAGCCGCCTCGCCTACGAGACGGGGGCCGCGCTGGCCGACGCCCTGATCGACCGGTACCGGGCCGAGACCGGCGAGTACCCGCGTTCGGTGGGCCTGTCGGTGTGGGGCACCTCGGCCATGCGCACCTCCGGCGACGACATCGCCGAGGTGCTGGCGCTCATCGGGGTGCGCCCCGAGTGGGACGAGGAGTCCCGCCGCGTGCGGGAGTTGGCCGTCGTCCCGCTGGAGGAGCTGGGCCGTCCCCGCATCGACGTCACCGTCCGCATCTCCGGGTTCTTCCGGGACGCCTTCCCGCACGTCGTCGCGATGCTCGACGACGCCTTCCGCATGGTCGCGGAGCTGGACGAAGCGGACGAGGACAACTACGTGCGCGCCCACGTGCGCGCCGACCTCGCCGAGCACAGCGACGCCGACCGCGCGGTGCGGCGGATCTTCGGTTCCGCGCCCGGCTCCTACGGCGCGGGACTCCTCCAGCTCGTCGACTCCGGTAACTGGCGCACCGACGCCGACCTCGCCGAGGTCTACACCGCGTGGGGCGGTTTCGCCTACGGCCGCGACCTGCACGGCGAACCCGCCGCGGAGGACATGCGCGCCAACTACCGGCGGATCGCGGTGGCCGCGAAGAACACCGACACCCGCGAGCACGACATCGCCGACTCCGACGACTACTTCCAGTACCACGGCGGCATGGTCGCCACCGTGCGCGCCCTCACCGGCGCCGACCCGAAGGCCTACATCGGCGACTCCACCACCCCCGACCGGGTGCGCACCCGGTCGCTGCGGGAGGAGACCGCCCGCGTGTTCCGGTCCCGCGTGGTCAACCCCCGCTGGTTGGCGGCGATGCGCCGGCACGGCTACAAGGGCGCGTTCGAACTGGCGGCAACCGTCGACTACCTGTTCGGCTACGACGCGACCGCCGGGGTGGTCGCCGACTGGATGTACGAGACGCTCGCCCAGACCTACGTGCTGGACGCCGAGAACCAGGAGTTCCTGCGCGAGGCCAACCCGTGGGCGCTGCGCGGCATCGTGGAGCGGCTCTCCGAGGCCGCCGACCGCGGCCTGTGGGAGGAGCCCGACCCGGCGACGATGGACGCGCTGCGCCAGGTCTACCTGGACGTCGAGGGTGACCTGGAGGACCGGGGGACGGGCCGCCCATGA
- a CDS encoding ABC transporter ATP-binding protein, with protein sequence MADLRPPEVALRRASWTVDGTPVLREVTFTAPAGRTTGLIGPNGSGKTSLISLLARWTRPTSGRVLLDGVDAGSVPLREFARRVAALEQHTATELDLTVRQVVAMGRVPHSRRLGFDLDGGDDPVVARALARVGAAGLADRHWHTLSGGERQKVQVARVLAQEPRVLLLDELANHLDPAAGLRLLDLVRGLGLTTIGSFHDLNLAAMFCDHLVVLHRGRVVAEGTPRQVLTPALLGEVYGVEAVVDDHPATGGPLVVMCGAAREKEEG encoded by the coding sequence GTGGCTGACCTCCGTCCACCCGAGGTGGCGCTCCGCCGGGCCTCGTGGACCGTCGACGGCACTCCCGTCCTCCGGGAGGTCACGTTCACCGCTCCGGCGGGGCGGACGACCGGGCTCATCGGCCCCAACGGGTCGGGCAAGACCTCCCTGATCTCCCTGCTGGCCCGGTGGACCCGGCCGACGTCGGGGAGGGTACTCCTCGACGGGGTGGATGCGGGCTCCGTTCCGCTGCGGGAGTTCGCGCGACGCGTCGCCGCCCTGGAGCAGCACACCGCGACCGAACTCGACCTGACCGTCCGACAGGTCGTCGCGATGGGACGCGTCCCGCACAGCCGCCGTCTCGGCTTCGACCTGGACGGCGGGGACGACCCCGTGGTCGCCCGCGCCCTCGCCCGCGTCGGCGCGGCCGGGCTCGCGGACCGCCACTGGCACACCCTGTCCGGTGGGGAACGCCAGAAGGTGCAGGTGGCGCGGGTCTTGGCGCAGGAGCCGCGGGTCCTACTCCTCGACGAACTGGCGAACCATCTCGACCCGGCGGCCGGACTGCGGCTGCTCGACCTGGTGCGCGGGCTCGGACTCACCACGATCGGCTCGTTCCACGACCTCAACCTGGCCGCGATGTTCTGCGACCACCTGGTCGTGCTGCACCGCGGACGCGTGGTCGCCGAGGGAACGCCGCGGCAGGTCCTCACGCCCGCCCTGCTGGGCGAGGTCTACGGGGTGGAGGCGGTGGTGGACGACCACCCCGCCACCGGCGGTCCGCTCGTGGTGATGTGCGGCGCGGCCAGAGAGAAGGAGGAGGGATGA
- a CDS encoding ABC transporter substrate-binding protein: MHTRVPPPPSPLPRRFPLRALPLALLALTACGDQTPDSGPAPAAAAVTVANCGHTVAPETTPQRVITLNQGATEIVLALGAEEQLAGTAYLDDEISAEWADAYTRVPVLSEEYPSREAILEQHPDLVVGSYASAFTDRAAGDRESLDELGIASYLSPFACPDAADVPEVSWDTVHQQIEELALLLDREEEGDALVEQQRATLDEIRGRSPAEGLSVLWWDGGTDTPMVGAGEGGPQLVLDALGATNVFADLAGEWATTSWEAVLEADPDLIVLVDASWDTAEEKTAFLREDPALRDLTAVREEAFITVPFSTSTPGVRNVEAVQLIDAQLADG, from the coding sequence GTGCACACCCGTGTCCCCCCTCCCCCGTCCCCGCTGCCGCGCCGCTTCCCCCTCCGCGCCCTGCCCCTGGCACTGCTGGCCCTGACCGCGTGCGGCGACCAGACCCCCGATTCCGGCCCCGCGCCCGCCGCGGCGGCCGTCACCGTGGCCAACTGCGGCCACACCGTCGCACCGGAGACGACCCCGCAGCGCGTCATCACCCTCAACCAGGGAGCGACCGAAATCGTCCTCGCCCTGGGCGCCGAGGAACAACTGGCGGGCACCGCCTACCTCGACGACGAGATCAGCGCGGAGTGGGCCGACGCCTACACCCGGGTTCCCGTCCTGTCCGAGGAGTACCCCAGCCGCGAGGCGATCCTGGAGCAGCACCCCGACCTGGTCGTCGGCTCCTACGCCAGCGCGTTCACCGACCGGGCCGCGGGCGACCGCGAATCCCTCGACGAACTCGGCATCGCCTCCTACCTGTCACCGTTCGCCTGCCCCGACGCCGCCGACGTCCCAGAAGTCAGCTGGGACACCGTCCACCAGCAGATCGAGGAGTTGGCACTGCTGCTGGACCGGGAGGAGGAGGGCGACGCGCTGGTCGAACAGCAGCGGGCCACCCTCGACGAGATCCGCGGCCGGTCCCCCGCCGAGGGCCTCTCCGTACTGTGGTGGGACGGCGGCACCGACACCCCGATGGTCGGCGCGGGCGAGGGCGGACCTCAGCTGGTCCTCGACGCGCTGGGCGCCACCAACGTCTTCGCCGACCTGGCAGGCGAGTGGGCGACGACGAGCTGGGAAGCGGTCCTGGAGGCCGACCCCGACCTGATCGTCCTCGTGGACGCATCGTGGGACACCGCCGAGGAGAAGACCGCATTCCTCCGCGAGGACCCGGCGCTGCGCGACCTCACCGCCGTACGGGAGGAGGCGTTCATCACCGTACCCTTCTCCACCAGCACTCCCGGGGTGCGCAACGTGGAGGCCGTGCAGCTGATCGACGCCCAGCTGGCCGACGGCTGA
- a CDS encoding flavodoxin family protein has protein sequence MARLLIVHHTASPSTQAMLEAVLDGARTDEVEGVEVVTRAALAATAVDVLAADAVVLGTPANIGYMSGALKHFFDTVYYPCLSETAGLPYALYVHGNNDTAGAVRAVESIAKGLSWHRHRPPVTVVGDLSRADREACWELGAVTALAAAERAADAPDGA, from the coding sequence ATGGCCCGCCTGCTGATCGTGCACCACACCGCGTCCCCCTCCACCCAGGCGATGCTGGAGGCGGTGCTGGACGGGGCGCGCACCGACGAGGTCGAGGGCGTGGAGGTGGTGACCCGCGCGGCGCTGGCCGCCACCGCCGTGGACGTGCTCGCCGCCGACGCGGTGGTCCTGGGCACCCCCGCCAACATCGGCTACATGTCGGGAGCCCTCAAGCACTTCTTCGACACCGTGTACTACCCGTGCCTGTCCGAGACCGCCGGCCTGCCCTACGCGCTGTACGTGCACGGCAACAACGACACCGCCGGGGCGGTCCGCGCGGTCGAGTCGATCGCCAAGGGCCTGTCCTGGCACCGGCACCGGCCGCCGGTCACCGTCGTCGGCGACCTCTCCCGCGCCGACCGGGAGGCGTGCTGGGAACTGGGCGCGGTCACCGCCCTGGCCGCCGCCGAACGCGCGGCGGACGCACCGGACGGCGCCTGA